In one Polaribacter sp. ALD11 genomic region, the following are encoded:
- a CDS encoding helix-turn-helix domain-containing protein, whose amino-acid sequence MDTTEIIGTNIKEYRKALGYNQDHLANYLSISREQISNYELGKRDVPYENMEKLCSLFGIELEELLEENIDIKKANLSFAFRSNGTDSDIKAIADFKKIVLNYIKIDTLINDL is encoded by the coding sequence ATGGACACTACTGAAATAATCGGGACTAATATCAAAGAGTATAGAAAAGCTTTAGGATATAACCAAGACCATTTAGCGAATTACCTATCAATCTCTAGAGAACAAATTTCTAATTATGAACTTGGAAAAAGAGATGTCCCATATGAAAACATGGAAAAACTATGTAGTCTTTTCGGTATAGAACTAGAAGAGCTTTTAGAAGAAAATATAGATATTAAGAAAGCTAATCTTTCATTTGCTTTCAGAAGTAATGGCACAGATTCTGACATAAAAGCAATTGCCGATTTTAAAAAAATAGTTTTAAATTACATCAAAATCGATACATTAATTAATGATTTATAA
- a CDS encoding ImmA/IrrE family metallo-endopeptidase has product MIYKTRKKATEFRNQNGYSNLEPIDLESFLIKLNVITIFKPLSQDFSGMAIKSKDKNFMLINSNHSIGRQNFSICHELYHLYFDPNFTPHNSISGKFDKRTNEYLADIFASYLLMPDDAILNFIPDEELKKNKINLKTILKTEHYFKCSRTALLFRLKELNVITDSKFEEYRQDIKLKAKQNGYSTKLYEQGNENLVIGDFGSKSRYLFENEKISESHYLTLLNSIGIDLFND; this is encoded by the coding sequence ATGATTTATAAAACACGAAAAAAAGCTACGGAGTTTAGAAATCAAAATGGGTATAGTAATTTAGAACCTATTGATTTAGAAAGCTTTCTCATTAAACTAAATGTAATTACTATATTTAAACCTTTGTCTCAAGATTTTTCCGGAATGGCTATTAAATCTAAAGACAAAAACTTTATGCTTATAAATTCTAATCATTCAATAGGGAGACAAAATTTCTCTATTTGTCATGAATTATATCATTTATACTTCGATCCAAATTTCACCCCACATAATTCAATTTCAGGAAAATTCGACAAAAGAACGAATGAATATTTAGCTGATATTTTCGCTTCTTACTTATTAATGCCAGATGATGCTATTTTAAATTTCATTCCTGATGAAGAATTAAAAAAAAATAAGATAAACTTAAAAACTATCCTAAAGACAGAACATTATTTCAAATGTTCAAGAACTGCTTTATTATTTCGCTTAAAAGAATTAAATGTTATTACAGATTCTAAATTTGAGGAATATAGACAGGATATTAAATTAAAAGCAAAACAAAACGGGTACTCTACTAAACTTTATGAACAAGGAAATGAAAACCTAGTAATTGGAGATTTTGGTTCAAAAAGCAGATATCTTTTTGAAAATGAAAAAATATCAGAAAGTCATTACTTAACCCTCTTAAATTCTATTGGTATAGATTTATTTAATGATTAA